A single genomic interval of Musa acuminata AAA Group cultivar baxijiao chromosome BXJ3-4, Cavendish_Baxijiao_AAA, whole genome shotgun sequence harbors:
- the LOC135636474 gene encoding receptor-like protein EIX1 codes for MGERSPLLVTMFSLALLTIKLEISHGSTYIRCRERERKALIDFKLGLRDPSHRLSSWVGEDCCTWEGVDCSNITGHVTKLDLRNQHNEDIFDCSDDNTFDIFSLHTGCKWALRGDLSPSLLSLRHLHHLDLSGNYFKRNHIPELLGSLTRLTYLNLSNAGLVGRVPDQLGNLSALLYLDLSYDGDDFSGNLFIENPEWISRLASLRRLNMNSVDFRSASNWLRALNALPHVREVELSGCYLGTLPRSLPYVNFTSLTRLDLGYNDFNCSIPDWLLNVTSLQYLYLGYNSLSVFLPAIAKLTSLRALDLSRNLFHRALD; via the coding sequence ATGGGTGAGAGATCCCCTCTTCTTGTCACCATGTTCTCTCTTGCTCTACTGACCATTAAGCTTGAGATTTCTCATGGTTCCAcctatatccgttgccgagagagaGAGCGGAAAGCCCTGATCGACTTCAAGCTCGGACTTCGTGATCCTTCCCATCGTCTCTCTTCCTGGGTCGGGGAGGATTGTTGTACCTGGGAAGGCGTCGACTGCAGCAACATCACTGGCCACGTTACCAAGCTCGACCTTCGGAATCAACACAACGAGGACATATTTGATTGCTCTGACGATAATACGTTTGACATTTTTTCGCTACATACCGGATGCAAATGGGCACTGCGTGGTGACCTGAGCCCATCGTTGCTTTCTCTGCGGCACCTTCATCACTTGGATCTCAGCGGCAACTATTTTAAGCGTAACCACATCCCTGAGTTATTGGGATCCTTGACGAGACTAACGTATCTAAATCTATCAAATGCAGGCTTAGTGGGCAGAGTACCCGATCAGCTGGGGAATCTCTCTGCCTTGCTCTACCTCGACCTTTCTTATGACGGAGATGATTTCTCTGGAAACTTGTTCATCGAAAACCCTGAATGGATCTCTCGGCTCGCTTCACTTCGGCGTCTGAATATGAATTCAGTCGATTTTAGAAGTGCGTCCAACTGGTTACGAGCATTGAACGCCCTCCCTCATGTTCGAGAAGTTGAATTGTCTGGCTGCTACTTGGGAACCTTACCTCGTTCGCTTCCATATGTCAACTTCACATCTCTCACCAGACTTGATCTTGGATATAACGATTTCAACTGTAGCATACCAGATTGGTTGCTTAATGTAACTAGTCTCCAGTACCTTTACCTTGGTTACAATTCTCTCTCGGTCTTCCTTCCTGCCATTGCCAAGCTGACATCTCTCAGGGCACTCGACTTGTCCAGAAATTTGTTCCACAGGGCACTCGACTAA